TATAGATCTGCGCAGCGGCGGGCAGGGCGATCAGTACGAGCAGGCATAACAACAATGAGCGCATTGCAGGCTTCCATTGGCCGTTGGGCAAGTGTCCGGCCCTGTTCCGTTCGTGGCGACTAAGCGCTGAGCATAGAGCACATCAGCGCATGTCGGCAGGCCGGCTCAGCGGCTGGCGCTGCACAACTCAGCGCTGGCGCGTACCTTGGCGAGCTCGCGCAGAGATACTTGGGTGCCGGTTTTATTGGCCTTGGCCAGCCAGGACGGGCACTGCGGGTCGTTGCGATAAGGGCTGAAATCGGCCAGTTGTTGCAGCAGGCGTTTTTGTAACTGATCAAGTTGCGGGCGGATCTGCCCGACGAGGTCGGGGCGAGGATCGTCGGGTGCCTTGCCTTGCGCATGCCAGTCAGACAAATGCGCGTATTGCACCAGTTTGTTGGCCTCGATCTGCGCCGAGAAGAACTGTTCGACGGCTTCGTTGCTCAATTTATAAGCAGGTGCCAGGGCAACGGCGCCGGCAATCACCTCACGCTCGCGCTGACGGTCCTCGACGGGTTTACCGCTGTCCCATTTGCTCAACGCGACTTGATCGGCAATCGCCAGGCGCTCCTCGATGGTGCCAAGCAGTGGGGCGAGGGCGGCAGGTGCCGGGCTGGCGAAAGCGCTGT
The Pseudomonas sp. GR 6-02 genome window above contains:
- a CDS encoding chorismate mutase; amino-acid sequence: MRLRSSLALLTALLANSAFASPAPAALAPLLGTIEERLAIADQVALSKWDSGKPVEDRQREREVIAGAVALAPAYKLSNEAVEQFFSAQIEANKLVQYAHLSDWHAQGKAPDDPRPDLVGQIRPQLDQLQKRLLQQLADFSPYRNDPQCPSWLAKANKTGTQVSLRELAKVRASAELCSASR